From a single Brassica rapa cultivar Chiifu-401-42 chromosome A01, CAAS_Brap_v3.01, whole genome shotgun sequence genomic region:
- the LOC103867807 gene encoding WAT1-related protein At4g28040, which produces MEMEKYKPVIALVLLQFTSAGVALFTKAAFMEGLNPTVFVVYRQAIATLFICPISFFSAWSKANKPSLGIRGFWWVALTAFFGVTVNQNAYFKGIDLSSSSMACAMTNLIPAVTFIISIIVGFERIKRRSLKSVAKVIGTGVCVGGAMAMTFLRGPKLLNAILNQDNNNTWLLGCLCLLVSTFAWSSWLILQVPIANHCHDHLYTSSWTCFMATIASFFMALALGNTDLTSWKLDSSLKLSCCIYSGLQLAVSFFLQAWCVSRKGPLFSALFNPLSTVIVTFFGALYLKEQTYLGSLLGALAIILGLYIVLWGKTEDYLQEEATDLKLQNEHTTTSQSDFVPILIGDRAFSSSELLEPLLM; this is translated from the exons ATGGAGATGGAGAAGTACAAGCCGGTCATAGCGTTAGTGCTGCTTCAGTTTACATCAGCAGGAGTTGCACTCTTCACGAAAGCTGCTTTCATGGAAGGACTCAATCCCACCGTCTTCGTCGTTTACCGTCAAGCCATCGCTACTCTCTTCATCTGTCCCATCTCTTTCTTCTCCGCTTG GAGCAAAGCAAACAAACCTTCTCTTGGAATCAGAGGCTTTTGGTGGGTGGCTCTCACAGCTTTTTTTGGTGTTACTGTGAATCAGAACGCTTATTTTAAAGGGATTGACTTATCTTCTTCATCCATGGCTTGTGCCATGACCAATCTTATTCCTGCTGTCaccttcatcatctccatcattgTTGG ATTCGAGAGGATAAAGAGGAGAAGTTTGAAAAGTGTAGCAAAGGTAATAGGAACAGGTGTATGTGTAGGAGGAGCCATGGCAATGACTTTTCTAAGAGGACCTAAACTGCTCAACGCCATTTTGAACCAAGACAACAACAACACTTGGCTACTAGGTTGCTTATGTCTTCTCGTTAGCACATTTGCTTGGTCCTCCTGGTTGATCCTTCAAGTTCCCATCGCTAATCATTGTCATGATCACTTGTACACTTCCTCCTGGACTTGTTTCATGGCTACCATAGCCTCTTTCTTCATGGCTCTCGCCTTAGGCAACACTGACTTAACGTCCTGGAAGCTTGATTCCTCGTTGAAGCTCTCCTGCTGCATATACTCTGGACTCCAATTGGCGGTGTCTTTCTTTCTACAAGCTTGGTGCGTGTCGCGGAAAGGGCCTCTTTTCTCTGCACTCTTCAACCCTCTTTCTACTGTCATTGTCACTTTCTTCGGCGCTCTGTATCTAAAAGAGCAGACTTACCTTGGCAG CTTGCTGGGGGCTTTGGCTATCATCCTGGGTCTCTACATTGTTCTATGGGGCAAAACCGAAGACTATCTACAAGAAGAAGCAACTGACCTGAAACTGCAAAATGAGCACACCACTACCTCCCAATCTGACTTTGTTCCCATTCTGATTGGCGATAGGGCTTTTAGTAGTTCGGAGCTCTTAGAACCTCTTCTCATGTAA
- the LOC103868757 gene encoding uncharacterized protein LOC103868757 isoform X2: protein MKGLEMVVTSFSSTPPVFFSSSPLSSSNLRGRFTILSSPSFLLNGLRRHQDAKLVGTRARGGAVRVLANPNASSPPPGKVKAKKEVIMVDPLEAKRLASKQMEEIKGRERQQRRRDVEAINGAWAIIGLLIGLVIEAQTGKGILAQLDGYWSAVLHLFTSSAQI, encoded by the exons ATGAAAGGCTTAGAAATGGTGGTGACGTCTTTCTCTTCAACGCCtcctgtcttcttctcttcctccccGCTTTCTTCTTCGAATCTCCGTGGACGCTTCACGATCCTTTCCTCTCCCTCTTTTCTCTt AAACGGACTAAGAAGACACCAAGATGCAAAGTTGGTGGGAACAAGGGCCAGAGGTGGAGCAGTTCGAGTCCTAGCAAATCCAAAT GCATCATCTCCTCCTCCAGGGAAAGTAAAGGCCAAAAAAGAAGTAATCATGGTAGACCCTCTTGAGGCCAAGCGGCTTGCTAGTAAGCAAATGGAAGAGATTAAAGGCAGAGAGAGGCAACAGCGAAGGCGTGACGTAGAAGCTATTAACGGAGCCTGGGCAATCATAGGACTCTTGATAGGGCTTGTGATCGAAGCCCAAACAGGAAAGGGTATTCTTGCTCAG TTGGATGGCTATTGGTCTGCGGTTCTTCATCTATTCACTTCATCAGCACAAATATaa
- the LOC103867816 gene encoding cytochrome c oxidase subunit 6b-2 gives MEDEIELKTAPADFRFPTTNQTRHCFTRYIEFHRCTTAKGENSSDCERFAKYYRALCPGEWVDKWNEQRETGTFPGPL, from the exons ATGGAGGATGAG ATTGAGCTGAAAACTGCCCCTGCTGATTTTCGGTTCCCTACAACGAACCAGACAAGGCACTGTTTCACCCGTTACATCGAGTTCCACAG GTGCACAACTGCAAAGGGTGAGAACTCCAGTGACTGCGAGAGGTTCGCCAAGTACTACCGCGCTCTCTGCCCTGGAGAATGG GTTGACAAGTGGAACGAGCAGAGGGAGACCGGAACTTTCCCTGGTCCTCTCTGA
- the LOC103868757 gene encoding uncharacterized protein LOC103868757 isoform X1, with product MKGLEMVVTSFSSTPPVFFSSSPLSSSNLRGRFTILSSPSFLLNGLRRHQDAKLVGTRARGGAVRVLANPNASSPPPGKVKAKKEVIMVDPLEAKRLASKQMEEIKGRERQQRRRDVEAINGAWAIIGLLIGLVIEAQTGKGILAQLDGYWMRSRKHGQRSHEELLWISNVFERIHFSSPNIVKIHNGRFTKAADISGISGSSMALSCSGLETRVTILFTISPHILEAAGLRRAGVSHMSLVAATVVNFTSIVRMISLRFGIQKRSMIVVKMFC from the exons ATGAAAGGCTTAGAAATGGTGGTGACGTCTTTCTCTTCAACGCCtcctgtcttcttctcttcctccccGCTTTCTTCTTCGAATCTCCGTGGACGCTTCACGATCCTTTCCTCTCCCTCTTTTCTCTt AAACGGACTAAGAAGACACCAAGATGCAAAGTTGGTGGGAACAAGGGCCAGAGGTGGAGCAGTTCGAGTCCTAGCAAATCCAAAT GCATCATCTCCTCCTCCAGGGAAAGTAAAGGCCAAAAAAGAAGTAATCATGGTAGACCCTCTTGAGGCCAAGCGGCTTGCTAGTAAGCAAATGGAAGAGATTAAAGGCAGAGAGAGGCAACAGCGAAGGCGTGACGTAGAAGCTATTAACGGAGCCTGGGCAATCATAGGACTCTTGATAGGGCTTGTGATCGAAGCCCAAACAGGAAAGGGTATTCTTGCTCAG TTGGATGGCTATTG GATGAGAAGCAGAAAGCATGGCCAGAGAAGTCACGAAGAACTGCTTTGGATCTCTAATGTCTTCGAGAGGATCCACTTCTCTTCTCCGAACATTGTGAAGATTCACAACGGCAGATTCACAAAGGCAGCTGATATTTCTGGCATCTCAGGTTCATCAATGGCACTTTCCTGCTCAGGCCTTGAAACAAGAGTCACTATACTATTCACCATATCACCCCATATCTTAGAAGCTGCTGGATTGAGAAGGGCTGGAGTCTCACATATGAGTCTTGTCGCGGCAACTGTGGTTAACTTTACCTCCATAGTTCGCATGATCAGCTTAAGGTTTGGAATCCAGAAACGCTCCATGATCGTAGTGAAAATGTTCTGTTGA
- the LOC103867798 gene encoding tetraspanin-7, which yields MVQCSNNLLGILNFFTFLLSVPILSAGIWLGKNAATECERFLDKPIVVIGIFLMFVSIAGLVGACCRVSCLLWLYLCAMFLLILLGFCFTIFAFAVTNRGAGEVLSDRGYKEYRVGDYSNWLQKRVSNAKNWDRIKSCLIYSNVCSSFSTRYASVNVEEFYKTNLNALQSGCCKPSNDCNFTYVGPTNWTKTTGPYTNEDCNVWDNRPGTLCYNCQACKAGLLDNLKNSWKKVAKVNIVFLVFLIIVYSVGCCAFRNNRKRSYY from the exons atgGTGCAGTGCAGCAACAACCTTCTAGGAATCCTAAACTTCTTCACCTTCCTCCTCTCAGTCCCAATCCTCTCCGCCGGGATCTGGCTCGGCAAAAATGCAGCCACCGAGTGCGAGCGTTTCCTCGACAAACCGATCGTCGTCATCGGAATCTTCCTCATGTTCGTCTCCATCGCCGGTCTCGTCGGCGCTTGCTGCCGCGTCTCGTGCCTCCTCTGGCTCTACCTTTGCGCCATGTTCCTCCTCATACTCCTCGGCTTCTGCTTCACCATCTTCGCCTTCGCCGTCACCAACCGCGGCGCCGGCGAGGTTTTGTCCGATAGAGGGTATAAGGAGTACCGCGTCGGTGATTACTCGAACTGGCTGCAGAAACGAGTCAGCAATGCTAAGAATTGGGATCGGATCAAGAGCTGCTTGATCTACTCCAACGTGTGCTCCAGTTTCAGCACTCGCTACGCTAGCGTCAACGTTGAAGAGTTCTACAAGACTAATCTCAATGCCCTTCAG TCTGGTTGCTGTAAGCCGTCCAATGATTGTAACTTCACGTACGTGGGCCCCACTAATTGGACAAAGACCACTGGTCCTTACACAAACGAGGACTGTAACGTTTGGGACAACAGGCCTGGAACTTTATGCTACAACTGCCAAGCGTGCAAGGCCGGTCTGCTAGATAACCTCAAGAACTCGTGGAAAAAAGTGGCTAAGGTGAACATTGTCTTCCTCGTATTCCTCATTATCGTCTACTCCGTTGGTTGTTGCGCCTTCAGGAACAACAGGAAACGCAGCTATTATTAG